The Clostridia bacterium DNA segment TTATGTTGCTTACAAGCCTCATGACCTTGGTCGCATATCGCTTCCGTGACCGGAAGGAAGCTTTTTCAGACTTAACCCTCATAAATATGATTCAAGAAACATTCATAAAGGTTTCTCTACCAAAAATATTGAAATGCTAGCCAAGAGTCTAGCTATTGATTCTATTTTCAAAATCCTGGTTAGTAATATTATCAAGGAATCACAATCTCAGGTAGATACACTTATTAACAGGTAAGTGGATAAAAACTATCCAGGCTTGCAGCTTAAAGCACTATACAAAAAGATACATAAAGGCAATCATATTACCAATATAGCAGTACATTTTGTCTATGCTCTCAGAAACGATATAACCAAGATTTTATGACTTTTGAACCCATATACAAAGAGTCTAAAACCAACTGTAATTACATGTTTAACTCTCTGAATGAGCGTAGTTCTTGATGAATTCTGGCTGGTTGCCAGTGATGCCCACAGAGGATTGTTAGCTTTAAAAAATTATTCATTGGAACCTCCTAACCGCGCAGTTAAGTTCACTTCATGAGAAACTTCCTAGCCCAAAAGTATTTGGCTTCAACCAAATGAGCAAACAGCACAGCCCTATTCAAATTTTTCATATGCAATACGAATCATACTTTCCAATATCCGTTGAAATTCTAGAATAGAAATTTGAGGGGTCTATCGCCTTCCATAGATTCATGTTACCATCTACCATATTGAGTGCAGCGAGGGCTGACCCACTGGCTGGCCTTACGTGAAAACATAACTCCCGAACTGACTGTTTCTGACATACCAGTGCAGCTTGATTTCACCATAGAGGACATATTCGTTGAGTAGTTGTTTAGACCTCTTTTATATTTTACTCGAACCAATTTTCATCTTAAATGTCTTAATGATCTACCAGTGCTTTTCTCAAATTCTGTTGCCACTTCGTCGGGAATAATCCCGATAAAATAATCTTCCAAAATATTCCATATTTCATCACTACTAAGACCATTATCAAATAGATATGTCAACATGCCTACAGATAATTTATGTCGCAAACCAACAATTTCCAATAACTGATTATGATAGAAATATGGTCGATTGATTATTTCTTTCATGGTTTTTGTTTGGTTAATATAAATATATAGTTGGCTATTTCTCCCTCCTAGTGCCTTATATGATAAAACATCGTAGCTCTCAAGAACGCCCAGTATTGTGAGATATTCTTTGAATTTTTTAGAATTACCACCTTGATTTAAATATAGTTCATTGTCGGTTTGTTCTCGTTCAATATATGTCAATCCTCTCTTGATCCAATTAAAATACATTGTTACAGCATTTTTAAAGCGATACTTTATAACTCCAGACTTTTGCTCACGAGCACTATATGGATTGGAATTAAAATTCTTACAATATTCACGAGCATATATACGCATAGCTGAGATATTAATCTCAACAATGCTTTTCACTCGATATCTCGAAATCCCCGTCTTTCTATGAAGATTATCTGCAAGTACATCAGCATCAATATAAGTACCTTCACGAACGGAGTTATTTATTACTCCACTTAATGCATCATTTACTGCTTTGAAAACATGTTGATGCCCCTTCTTAAAATCAATATCAATTTTTAAAACTGGATCAAAAGCGTCTAAATAGTCAAAACTCAATGCTCTATCTTTTGAATAGAGCATATATTTGAACTTAGGAAAAGATAAATTTGAACTATACTGTCTTTCCCATAGTTGCTTCAAATTTACATTGAATACTGAACCTTCTTCATTGATTGGTTTGGCAATATTCCCATACTTATTATTTACAACTGAGGCTGTTTTTGATGAAAGTTTGAAATATCCGATCTCAAATAGTGGGATTGGACGAACATAAAATGGTGAATATGATAATGACCTTTCAAAGTCTTTTTGAATCAAAAGCATTGCAGTTTTAACTTTGCTTATCCCATCGTCAGGACTGGAAAAAGCATTCTCAAATATGTGAGAAAAGCTCTCTGCATCCACAAGCATTTCATTGCTCCGTTTAGTCTGTCTCTTGGTAGGTTTCCTACGAATGTTATCATTATGGAGCTGATATATCTTCTTAATCACTTCTACTAGCTGGTACTCTTTTACCGTTGACAAACCGTGCAAGCGATTTATATGCTTGAAATCATTGCTCATAAAATCATAAACCGCATTACCCTTAAGTAAGGGTTTTCTTGCAGCTCTACCAATTTCCTGCATGTAATCGCATACATTACCAGTTGGAGCGAAATGCATCACAATCTCGATATCTTCAATATCAATTCCCATTCCAAACGCTTTTGTAGCAATCATAATAGGCTTCTCTTTGTTTAGAAATTGGATATAATTCTCTTGCTTAACTAAGGCATCTAGCCTGCCATGGTACTTTGCCACATACTCGCCTACATCATTAATTTTACAATAATCATGGAAACGCTCTATAAGAGCAACTGTTGGAAAATAGATTAACGTTTTTCTTTCAGTTACTATTGACCTTTTAATGTTCTTAATTAGAAGGTCAAACTTATCAAGCTCATATTCGCTTCTATTTTTAATCTTTTCCCTCTTATTCACAGTTATAGATATATCATCGCGGCGCACATAGCCCAAATAAGTAATGGGATCAATCATATGTAAACTTTGAATAGTCTCTTGATACATATTTTCCAGGCCACCAAAAATCGCAGTTGCCGTAAATGTCGCAATAACAAACTGCATTCCTTCTCTTTTCTGTTGGGATTTTCTCAATTTCATAATATGGTCACCAAGATACCAGTAGTCTGGTCTAAACTGTTTCCCCCAGGTAGTTACAATATGAGCCTCATCAATGACTAAAACTCCAAGCTTTCTCGGTCCGATAATTTGCATTAAATCACTCTTCCCCATGAGTGATTCAGGTGATAAATAAAGAACATTGCATTTCGCCTCAGCAATCTCATCAATTATTTCCTGCTTCTTGATTGGTGAAATATCTGAATTAATTGTTCTTGAGTATTTATAACCCCTAGATTCCAATCCATTCACCTGGTCGTTCATTAAGCCAATAAGAGGTGAAATCACAATTGTAAATAAGCCATAATTCTCTGCTAGATAAATTGCAGGGATTTGGAACATTGCAGATTTTCCAGCACCTGTAGGAGCTGTAACGAATATATCTCTAAAAGACTCTCCATCTTTACATCTTTCGACTTGTTCAACGAGATGCGATATCACGTCGCTTTGTTTTATGTTCTCAATCTCCCTCTTACCATCAGCAATAGAATCCATATCATAGACTTGTATAGGTTTAAAATTATCAGCTCTCCAATATTGCTTTAATATTCTTCTAAAATCAGGATGGACAAATTCATCCGGAGTTTCTTTGGCCTTCTTAACTATACACATTTCCAAGTCTGGTCTCAGTGTGCTAAGAATGGAAATCTTTTTTTTCAGAAGGTCAATATCTAATCCAACATTACTTTTAACTATCTGAATCTTTTCAACCTCATCAGTTAGAACTTTATCCAAGAACTGTAAATAGTCCAATTCATCAAGGAGGTCATATGTCAATACTCCTTCAGAATACAAATGTTCCGGTACATGGATATTACATTCTTCGTAGAAACTAATTGTTCTTTCTTTCTCATCATCCACAAATTGATTAAAGGTGTTATATATTTTTCCACCGATTTCTACAAAATTCGAATATATTTCTGTGTAAGCTTTTGCTGTTTTGCTCATTTCTCCTGATTTCTTAATTTCTGAGTTGTAGTGACTTAAAAGTTCATCTTGGATTTTTGTTTTTATATTGACACAAAGAGGATAAAAATTTTCATATAGGTTATTATCAATAATTATGACCTTGGGATACTGTGCAAATATAAATTCACGTAGTGCAAGGTATTCATCATAAGTAAGGATATCTTTAGATGATTCAAGACGCATAAAATATCCTAATCTGTTCTCCAAAAGTCTATCTAAATCTATCTTTCTTGATAAAACCTCATCAACATTAAAGCCCTTAATAACAACCATTGTTTTAGGGTCCTTATATTCATTAATTAGTTTTTCTAAACTATCTATCATTTCTTTCCTCCAGGTCACCATGCATAGCTTTTATTTCCTGCATTTTACGTAACTTTGAAAGTGCCGTTGATTCAATCTGTCTAATTCGTTCTCGCGTCACATTAAAATGTTTCCCTACTTCCTCTAATGTCATTCTTTCCCCAGTAGTAATACCAAATCGCATCCTGATGATTTCAGCTTGTCTTGGCTTTAGTCGACCAACACAATCATGTAATTGTCTGCTTATAAGTTTTCGCTCAACTTCTTGTTCCACTGTAATTCCCTCTGGAACAAATAATTCAATCAATTGGGTATCATGGTCTTCACCAACACAGACATCCAATGAAGCTGGGCTTAGAAGATTGTGGCTTATAGAAATTATTTCTTTTGCTTTTTCAATAGAATAATTTTCTTCTGATACTAGAAAATCAGTTAATTCCTTATCTGTCTCAAAACTATGGTTTTGAATGGTTTTACGAATATGATTAACTTTCTCAAATAGATGGACAGGTATTCTTACAAGGTATCCATTATCTGGGATGGCTCTGGTAATACTCTGTGTTACCCACCAATGGGCGTAGGTAAGAAACTTACATTCTTTCTTAATATCAAATCGTTCAACAGCTTTTTTAAAACCAAAAAAGCCATACATATAGAGGTCTTCATCATCTAATCTGTGCTGATAACTCTTCGAATACTTTTGAACTATTTTCCATATGAAGCGTTCATTTTTTTGAATTAGTATTCCTAAAACATTTTGATTACCTCTTTGATACATCAAACAGAGTTCTTCATTATTTAGCTTATTCAAACCAGAAGAGTCAAACGCTATTGTTCTATTTGATATTTCACAAGTTTCTTCTAAATGGTCATAATTGCCTTTCGAATCATTGTTTAATTCCTGTATATTTGTAGTTTCATTATCAAAAATAAGGTCTATACCACGTTCAATTAAATAGTCAATGATAATGTACTTATCCTGCAGTGGTAAAAAATCAAACAATTTTTCGAAACTCTGCTCACTAATTTTTTTCCCCACCAGATGTGGGTTGATTAATTTATCGATAAACTCTTTATTCATTGATTTCACCTCACTACCATGGCTATAACCCTTTATCAATACTTGCCTTGCACAATTAAATTATCCTAAATTCACACTAATTCAAATAGTCATTATCTTTAAAAGCCTCTATTTATTAATAATTGCGCACCACAGCAACTATTCCTATCTACCCGTTAACTGAATTATAAAACTTAATTAGACTAAATATGGTCCATGACAAAACTGACATATTATAATTGTCCCATCACAAATCATACGCACCTAGCAACCGGGTAAGCACTATAGAATACATCATATTTTTCCATCTAAAGAATAGATATCATTTGAGCCCAAGAAACGAGGTCACATAAACCAACTGCATCATCTAAGCCAAATAACATATCAGCACAACCACAGAAACCCACTCTGGCTAACCCTTTGGAGAAGCCAAAATATAAGGCCTTTTTCAGTAAAACAAAATATATAATAGTACTCCTGAGCTTATACAATATTGGTCGGTACTATTACCAAGATTTGCTTTGTACATCCATAGCAGTCTGGTCTACTCGGCACAAACAGAGTTCGTAACTAACTCTCGCCCTTTCAGGTCTGTCATGCTGACTATATCGATTTAGCTTTTTTCGAGCACTTATCAATTATTAGTTCAACAATCTTCCTCAAAGGGCTTGGTCTCTGTATGAAGCGAAATCAATGTTTCAACAGGCAGTAAGTGAATTTTTTTTGCTATAGTTATAATAGTTCATATAGTTATTCTTCAGGCATCAATATTAAGCCGGTTTTGCATAGTGTCAGTCATAAAAACATGTATTGGTGTAAATTCAGCACAAAAAAGCTAGACAGACATATGTCCATCTAGCTAAATTATTAGGTTCTAATAACAAAATATTCCATTTTATAGTTTCCTCAGTTTATGGTTTTTGGAAACTCCCTGTATGAATTATATACAACTAAATTATAAAACGCAATGATGGACCCTATGAGGACAAATCTTATTTTGCTTATATTTCTTCCGTAATTCATAATTATGTACCCTGTATTGATGAAATTGTAACACTCAGTGAAAGATAAAGAACTCACAGCTTCCACACTTACGAGAATATCAGACAATAATGAGAAGATCCTGAAATCAATAAGATAGCAGTTCAAGGGAATACTTTTATTACACAATTAAATTATAATTCACTGTTCGAGTATCCGGCTGAAATCAGAAGGATAATATACACAACAAACGCCATCGAAACCTTTAACCGCCAGTTACGCAGAGTCACGAAATCCAAGAGTGTATTTCCAACCGATGATGCCCTGTTGAAAATGCTGTGTCTGGCAATGATTGATATAACCAAGAAATGGACTATGAGGACTTGGGACTGGGGTAAAATTATTAATCAGCAAGCAATTCACTTCGAGGGCATATTTGACCTTCCCCCAGAACGAGTTAGGAAAAATCTTTAGGAAAGTTTATACTAATTTCTTGACAAATTCTACTGCGATCAACCACTCACCAAAATACTTTTTTCCACAACTATCATTCCTCAATCTCTTCTATTCGCTCATCTAACATTTCAACCAGCTGAAATACCAGTCCTTCTTCATCATACTTTGAGAAATCAGGAACAAGTTTTTCAATAATTCCAAATCCTGTATTAGCATATTCCTCCGCTATTCCATACACTAAATCAGTGTTCCTAATTTTATCTTCTTCTTCTGTCTTTCTTAATTCATCAATTGCTACAGAGTAAATATAAGCCATTACAGAGTCTTTCCCTTTTGCCGATGATTCAAGAACAAGTCCTTCCTTGGATTTTGATTTTGTTCTAGTTCCTTCATTCACTCCTAATGCGAATGCAAGCATAAAAATATCTGTTCTTTCACCATTTGACTTCAAGCAAAGCATGTCAACTTTATCAATTTTTTCTTTAATTAATCCC contains these protein-coding regions:
- a CDS encoding ATP-dependent DNA helicase RecQ translates to MIDSLEKLINEYKDPKTMVVIKGFNVDEVLSRKIDLDRLLENRLGYFMRLESSKDILTYDEYLALREFIFAQYPKVIIIDNNLYENFYPLCVNIKTKIQDELLSHYNSEIKKSGEMSKTAKAYTEIYSNFVEIGGKIYNTFNQFVDDEKERTISFYEECNIHVPEHLYSEGVLTYDLLDELDYLQFLDKVLTDEVEKIQIVKSNVGLDIDLLKKKISILSTLRPDLEMCIVKKAKETPDEFVHPDFRRILKQYWRADNFKPIQVYDMDSIADGKREIENIKQSDVISHLVEQVERCKDGESFRDIFVTAPTGAGKSAMFQIPAIYLAENYGLFTIVISPLIGLMNDQVNGLESRGYKYSRTINSDISPIKKQEIIDEIAEAKCNVLYLSPESLMGKSDLMQIIGPRKLGVLVIDEAHIVTTWGKQFRPDYWYLGDHIMKLRKSQQKREGMQFVIATFTATAIFGGLENMYQETIQSLHMIDPITYLGYVRRDDISITVNKREKIKNRSEYELDKFDLLIKNIKRSIVTERKTLIYFPTVALIERFHDYCKINDVGEYVAKYHGRLDALVKQENYIQFLNKEKPIMIATKAFGMGIDIEDIEIVMHFAPTGNVCDYMQEIGRAARKPLLKGNAVYDFMSNDFKHINRLHGLSTVKEYQLVEVIKKIYQLHNDNIRRKPTKRQTKRSNEMLVDAESFSHIFENAFSSPDDGISKVKTAMLLIQKDFERSLSYSPFYVRPIPLFEIGYFKLSSKTASVVNNKYGNIAKPINEEGSVFNVNLKQLWERQYSSNLSFPKFKYMLYSKDRALSFDYLDAFDPVLKIDIDFKKGHQHVFKAVNDALSGVINNSVREGTYIDADVLADNLHRKTGISRYRVKSIVEINISAMRIYAREYCKNFNSNPYSAREQKSGVIKYRFKNAVTMYFNWIKRGLTYIEREQTDNELYLNQGGNSKKFKEYLTILGVLESYDVLSYKALGGRNSQLYIYINQTKTMKEIINRPYFYHNQLLEIVGLRHKLSVGMLTYLFDNGLSSDEIWNILEDYFIGIIPDEVATEFEKSTGRSLRHLR
- a CDS encoding sigma-70 family RNA polymerase sigma factor — translated: MNKEFIDKLINPHLVGKKISEQSFEKLFDFLPLQDKYIIIDYLIERGIDLIFDNETTNIQELNNDSKGNYDHLEETCEISNRTIAFDSSGLNKLNNEELCLMYQRGNQNVLGILIQKNERFIWKIVQKYSKSYQHRLDDEDLYMYGFFGFKKAVERFDIKKECKFLTYAHWWVTQSITRAIPDNGYLVRIPVHLFEKVNHIRKTIQNHSFETDKELTDFLVSEENYSIEKAKEIISISHNLLSPASLDVCVGEDHDTQLIELFVPEGITVEQEVERKLISRQLHDCVGRLKPRQAEIIRMRFGITTGERMTLEEVGKHFNVTRERIRQIESTALSKLRKMQEIKAMHGDLEERNDR